The Anaerolineales bacterium region CCTCGAACTGCCGTGGTCGAATTTCTCGCCCGATAACCTCGACGTGAAGAACGCGGCGAAGATTCTCGAACGCGACCATTACGGGTTGAAAAAACCCAAAGAACGGATTTTGGAATACATCGCCGTCCGTTCGTTGAAGCCGAAGAAGGAACGCCAGCCGATTTTGTGCTTCGTCGGTCCGCCTGGAGTTGGCAAGACTTCGCTTGGACGTTCGATTGCCGAATCGCTTGGACGGAAATTTGTGCGCGTCTCTTTGGGCGGCGTGCGCGACGAAGCCGAGATACGCGGACATCGCCGCACGTACATTGGCGCGCTGCCTGGACGAATTATCCAAACCATGAAGCGGGCGGGAACTTCAAATCCGTTGTTCATGCTCGATGAGATTGACAAGTTGTATTCCGATTTCCGTGGCGACCCCGCTTCGGCGATGCTCGAAGTGCTCGACCCCGAACAGAACAACACGTTCAGCGATCATTACCTCGAACTGCCGTTTGACTTGTCGAAGGTTATGTTTGTGACAACGGCGAATTCGCTGGGAAGTATTCCCTCGCCATTGCTTGACCGCATGGAAGTGATCGAGTTCCCTGGATACATCGAAGAAGAGAAACTCGAAATTGCGAACCGTTATCTCATCCCGCGTCAGGTGGAGGAGAATGGGGTGGAGGAACTCAGCCTCACTTTTGAGTCCGACGCGGTGCGGAAGATCATCCGCGAGTACACGTACGAGGCGGGAGTCCGCAATTTGGAGCGCGAGATCGGAAAGATCTGCCGCAAAGTCGCGCGCATGAAAGCGGAGGGGAAGAAGTTCGAGTCGGTCGTCAAAGCCGAATCGATCGAGAAGTATCTCGGTCCGCAACAGGTGTTCCAGACCGAAGCCGAACGCTCGGACGAAGTTGGCGTTGTGACAAGTCTTGCGTGGACAGAGAACGGCGGCGAAATCATGCCTGTGGAGGTCGCAGTTCTCGAAGGCAAAGGCGGACTGCAAATGACTGGGCAGATGGGCGAGGTGATGCAGGAGTCGGGTCAAGCCGCGTTGACGTACATCAAATCGCGCGCGGCGGAATTGAAAATTGACTTGGAAGTGTTCGAGCGCATGGACATCCACGTGCACATGCCCGAAGGCGCAATCCCCAAAGACGGACCTTCAGCGGGAATCACGATGGCGACAGCGGTCATCTCCGCATTGACGGGGCGACCCGTGTTCAAACACGTCGGCATGACGGGCGAAATCACTCTGCGCGGGCGC contains the following coding sequences:
- the lon gene encoding endopeptidase La — its product is MSHPKDWTEEENFDLTLSQRTEELYRIANREPDADGMIEAAVLPLRDLVVFPRMVSPIFIGRESSLLAVEEAQRKGQTVIGLTQRDADIENPGAQDFLPIGVEMAVGRLLAMPDGSHSALVQGRRRVEIVDFVRSVPYLKVRARVISEPQTADRQTSALMRSALDLFDRCVELDRSIPEEAHLFAMNISEPGWLADMLATSLSLNYEAKQSLLMLLDVRGRLQALNKILAQEVDVLELEDEIHSKVQSEVDKSQREFYLREQMRQIQNELGEGDIFTRDANDLKKRLEAANLPDEAKTVAMKELERLNQMPPMAPEVGIIRTYIDWILELPWSNFSPDNLDVKNAAKILERDHYGLKKPKERILEYIAVRSLKPKKERQPILCFVGPPGVGKTSLGRSIAESLGRKFVRVSLGGVRDEAEIRGHRRTYIGALPGRIIQTMKRAGTSNPLFMLDEIDKLYSDFRGDPASAMLEVLDPEQNNTFSDHYLELPFDLSKVMFVTTANSLGSIPSPLLDRMEVIEFPGYIEEEKLEIANRYLIPRQVEENGVEELSLTFESDAVRKIIREYTYEAGVRNLEREIGKICRKVARMKAEGKKFESVVKAESIEKYLGPQQVFQTEAERSDEVGVVTSLAWTENGGEIMPVEVAVLEGKGGLQMTGQMGEVMQESGQAALTYIKSRAAELKIDLEVFERMDIHVHMPEGAIPKDGPSAGITMATAVISALTGRPVFKHVGMTGEITLRGRILPIGGVREKVLAAHRAGLKTVILPEKNLKDLVDLPKTAKSELKIIPVKHMDDVLQIALGKDAVIEPPRPKKQSKEEPQEESES